A region of Oxyura jamaicensis isolate SHBP4307 breed ruddy duck chromosome 5, BPBGC_Ojam_1.0, whole genome shotgun sequence DNA encodes the following proteins:
- the BEST1 gene encoding bestrophin-1: protein MTVTYTNRVADARLGTFSQLLLQWKGSIYKLLYSEFLIFISLYFAISLVYRLILSESQRLMFEKLALYCNSYAELIPVSFVLGFYVALVVSRWWAQYESIPWPDRIMNLVSCNVDGEDEYGRLLRRTLMRYSNLCSVLILRSVSTAVYKRFPSMEHVVRAGLMTPEEHKKFESLNSPHNKFWIPCVWFSNLAVKARNEGRIRDSVLLQGILNELNTLRSQCGRLYGYDWISIPLVYTQVVTVAVYSFFLACLIGRQFLDPEKAYPGHELDLFVPVFTFLQFFFYAGWLKVAEQLINPFGEDDDDFETNWLIDRNLQVSLMAVDEMHQDLPILEKDLYWNEPDPQPPYTAATAEYKRPSFLGSTFDISMQKEEMEFQPLEQIKENEEANHSTPLLGHLGRLLGVQSPSFSRSSSRMNLLRRRGEPTSPFSHYTYQDTGKAVPSPRGDTTSQEQWDGDDGKLREFDAFMSTPFYERPGFYSAPQTPISSIPMIFPSRRQGRKKPPALSSIAACSNSLRDVIANSSPSRTSDVYKSQSSLGSGTKETFIWPTERNKGPDSLVVMVEEKNSSNSRGREAATTGSPEALSAASDSPKFPLLAESPSHEKQGNFKSLKGSKGSQPPWITLENTTAAPGSEQLSTLHPPSTKAPTSSPPPCFSFTPVTSPVLERSPVGNTGPDSLSSEDTSSAPDPYLSEVSGTRDSGNRSTCNPPTRRVESPSPNDSGISLGDGDYVGLMEVIMETSESTCEDLMDQYS from the exons ATGACAGTGACATACACCAACCGCGTGGCCGATGCCCGCCTAGGCaccttctcccagctcctgctccagtgGAAGGGCAGCATCTACAAGCTCCTCTACTCCGAGTTCCTGATTTTCATCTCCCTCTACTTCGCCATCAGTCTTGTCTACAG gCTGATCCTCAGTGAAAGCCAAAGGCTGATGTTTGAGAAGCTGGCGCTCTACTGCAACAGCTATGCTGAGCTAATCCCTGTGTCCTTTGTGCTGG GTTTCTATGTGGCCCTGGTGGTGTCCCGCTGGTGGGCTCAGTACGAGAGCATCCCGTGGCCTGACCGCATCATGAACCTGGTCTCCTGCAACGTGGACGGGGAGGACGAGTACGGGCGGCTCCTGCGCCGCACGCTGATGCGCTACAGCAACCTGTGCAGCGTGCTGATCCTGCGCTCCGTCAGCACTGCCGTCTACAAGCGCTTCCCCAGCATGGAGCACGTCGTGAGGGCAG GTCTCATGACCCCAGAAGAGCACAAGAAGTTTGAGAGTTTGAATTCCCCCCACAACAAGTTCTGGATCCCTTGCGTGTGGTTCTCCAACCTAGCGGTGAAGGCAAGGAACGAGGGGAGGATCCGTGACAGCGTGCTGCTCCAGGGCATCCTGAAC GAACTCAACACCCTGCGCAGCCAGTGCGGGCGGCTCTACGGCTACGACTGGATCAGCATCCCCCTGGTCTACACTCAG GTGGTGACCGTGGCTGTTTACAGCTTCTTCCTGGCCTGTCTGATTGGGCGGCAGTTCCTGGATCCGGAAAAAGCATATCCTGGTCATGAGCTAGATCTCTTCGTGCCAGTCTTTACGTTTCTGCAGTTCTTCTTTTACGCTGGCTGGTTAAAG GTGGCCGAACAGCTCATCAACCCTTTTGGGGAGGATGATGATGACTTTGAGACCAACTGGCTCATCGACAGGAACCTGCAG GTGTCCCTTATGGCAGTGGACGAGATGCATCAGGACTTGCCCATCCTGGAGAAGGACCTATACTGGAACGAGCCCGACCCCCAGCCGCCTTACACCGCAGCCACCGCGGAGTACAAGCGCCCGTCCTTCCTTGGATCAACTTTTGATATCAG CatgcagaaagaagagatggaGTTCCAGCCCCTGGAGCAAATCAAAGAGAACGAGGAGGCGAACCACTCCACGCCACTGCTGGGACACCTGGGCCGTCTCCTTGGCGTGCAGTCACCCAGCTTCTCCAGGTCCTCCTCCCGGATGAACCTGCTGCGCCGGCGAGGGGAGCCcacctcccccttctcccactACACCTACCAAGACACGGGCAAGGCTGTCCCCTCCCCGAGGGGGGACACCACCTCACAGGAGCAGTGGGATGGCGACGATGGAAAACTAAGGGAGTTTGATGCCTTCATGTCAACCCCGTTTTACGAGAGACCCGGCTTCTACAGCGCTCCCCAGACCCCGATCAGCTCCATCCCCATGATCTTCCCTTCCCGGCGCCAGGGCCGCAAGAAGCCCCCCGCGCTCTCCAGCATTGCTGCGTGCTCCAATTCCCTCAGGGACGTCATCGCCAACTCCTCGCCTTCCAGGACGAGCGATGTGTACAAAAGCCAGAGCTCCCTCGGCTCAGGtacaaaggaaacatttatcTGGCCGACGGAAAGGAACAAAGGTCCTGACTCCCTGGTTGTaatggtggaagaaaaaaacagctctaaCAGTAGAGGCAGAGAAGCTGCCACCACGGGGAGTCCAGAAGCTCTGTCCGCAGCATCAGACAGCCCTAAATTCCCCCTCCTGGCAGAGTCCCCCAGCCACGAGAAACAGGGCAACTTTAAGAGCCTGAAGGGCTCAAAAGGCTCCCAGCCACCCTGGATAACTCTGGAGAACACAACAGCCGCACCCGGTTCTGAGCAGTTGAGTACCCTGCACCCCCCCAGCACCAAAGcacccaccagcagcccccctcCCTGCTTCTCCTTCACTCCTGTGACGTCTCCAGTGCTGGAGAGATCCCCCGTGGGGAACACAGGCCCCGACAGCCTAAGTTCAGAAGACACAAGCAGTGCCCCAGACCCGTATCTCTCAGAGGTTTCTGGGACAAGAGATTCAGGAAACAGAAGCACTTGTAATCCCCCGACAAGACGAGTGGAGAGCCCGTCCCCAAATGATTCTGGCATCTCCCTAGGTGATGGTGACTACGTGGGGCTGATGGAGGTGATCATGGAGACTAGTGAGAGCACATGCGAAGATCTGATGGACCAGTACAGCTAG